GACGCGCGGCGCGACGCAGCCGCGGCGACCGGCGGCGACATCCTGATGACGCGCCTCATGGTGCGCGGCGCGGCAGGCGTGGTAACCGACGGCGGGCTGCGCGACTCGCCCACCATCGAGAAGCTGGACTGGCCGGCCTACTGCGGCGCGCGCTCGGCGCCGCTCAACCTGGTACGCCACCACGCGGTGGAGAGCCAGGTGCCGATCGGCTGCGGCGGCGTGGCCGTCTACCCGGGCGACGTGCTGGTCGGCGACGCCGAGGGCGTGGTGGTCATCCCGGCCAAGATGGCTGACGAAGTTGCAAAGGAAGCCGAGGCGCAAACCCAGTTCGAGGACTGGGTGGAGGCGCGCGTGAAGGAAGGGCGCTCCATTTTCGGGCTCTACCCGCCGAGCGCCGAGACCAAGGCCGAATTCGAAGCCTGGAAGAACAACAACCCCAAAGCCTGAAATTCGTCAGTTATCATACAAGTTCACCCAGAGGAGGCCGATCCATGTTGAGGAAGCTTTTCGCCGCTTGCGTGCTGGGCGCCTTCGCGTCCGTGGCGGCGGCGCAGGAAACGCTGGTCGTGTACTGGACCAAGGGGTTCTACCCGCAGGAGGACAAGGCGCTCGACGACATGGTCGCCAAGTTCGAGAAGAAGACCGGCGTGAAGGTGGAGCTGTCGCGCTATTCGCCGCAGGAATCGGTGCCGAAGGCCGTGGCCGCGCTCGACGCGGGCACGCCGCCCGACGTCGCCTACGGCGACGTGTTCGACTTCCAGGTTGCCGGCAAGTGGGCCGCCGAGGGCCGCCTCGAGGACCTCTCGGACATCCTCACGCCGATGAAGGGCGACTTCCTGCCGGTCACGCTCGAGACCGTGTACCTGCTGAACGAGAAGACCGGCAAGCGCGCCTACTACGCGTTCCCGATGAAGCGCCAGACCATGCACATCCAGTACTGGAAGGACATGCTGGCCGAGGCGGGCTTCAAGGACGGCGACATCCCGAAGACCTGGAAGGCCTACTGGGACTTCTGGTGCGGCAAGGCGCAGGCCGGCTACCGCAAGAAGAGCGGCAAGCGCCTGTACTCGATCGGCTCGCCGATGGGCGTCGACTCGAGCGACTCGTTCTACTCCTTCCTCACCTACATGGACGCCTACAACGTCAAGGTGGTGGACGACAACGGAAGACTGCTGGTCGACCGGCCGGAGGTGAAGAAGGGCCTGGTGGCGACGGTGCGCGACTATGCGCACACCATCGACGCGGGCTGCACGCCGCCCTCCGCGGTGAACTGGAAGGATCCGGACAACAACGTCGCGTTCCACAACAAGCAGATCATGATGACGCACAACGCGACCATCTCGATCGCCTCGAAGTGGCTCGACGACATGAACAACGACAAGCTCACCGGCGAGCAGCGCGCCGAGGCGAAGAAGAATTACTACGAGAACATCGCCACCGC
Above is a genomic segment from Terriglobales bacterium containing:
- a CDS encoding extracellular solute-binding protein, whose product is MLRKLFAACVLGAFASVAAAQETLVVYWTKGFYPQEDKALDDMVAKFEKKTGVKVELSRYSPQESVPKAVAALDAGTPPDVAYGDVFDFQVAGKWAAEGRLEDLSDILTPMKGDFLPVTLETVYLLNEKTGKRAYYAFPMKRQTMHIQYWKDMLAEAGFKDGDIPKTWKAYWDFWCGKAQAGYRKKSGKRLYSIGSPMGVDSSDSFYSFLTYMDAYNVKVVDDNGRLLVDRPEVKKGLVATVRDYAHTIDAGCTPPSAVNWKDPDNNVAFHNKQIMMTHNATISIASKWLDDMNNDKLTGEQRAEAKKNYYENIATAGFPAKPDGKPMQYRSAVKVGVIFNNAKNKKRAKEFVAFAMQDENLTPYVEGALGRWYPVKKAAASRAFWTEDPHRKIVHAQFSAGTVPFEFTKNWKFTILNNENVWAKAVNRVVVDKWTPEKAVDEMVARIKQVAG
- a CDS encoding ribonuclease activity regulator RraA, with the translated sequence MTTVLFKRGLRNVFIQGIFLLNKDAPRMVGEAFTLRYIPAREDVDQLGAFEGRGHPQREAIEACPPGHVLVMDARRDAAAATGGDILMTRLMVRGAAGVVTDGGLRDSPTIEKLDWPAYCGARSAPLNLVRHHAVESQVPIGCGGVAVYPGDVLVGDAEGVVVIPAKMADEVAKEAEAQTQFEDWVEARVKEGRSIFGLYPPSAETKAEFEAWKNNNPKA